A genome region from Etheostoma cragini isolate CJK2018 chromosome 4, CSU_Ecrag_1.0, whole genome shotgun sequence includes the following:
- the idh3b gene encoding isocitrate dehydrogenase [NAD] subunit beta, mitochondrial isoform X2, protein MAAALRRSLVSLVKGLRGPQWQHLTSRPLSVSAALCGPEAPPARADATFKVTMVPGDGVGPELMTAVKEVFKAADVPVEFEEFHLSEVQNMASDEKLEQVLTSMKTNKVAMKGKIHTPMEFKGELASYEMRLRRKLDLFANVVHVNSLPGYSTRHNNLDLVIIREQTEGEYSSLEHESVTGVIECLKIITRVKSRRIAKFAFDYATKKGRSKVTAVHKANIMKLGDGLFLQSCAEIAQLYPKIKYETIIIDNCCMQLVQNPYQFDVLVMPNLYGNIIDNLAAGLVGGAGVVPGESYSAEYAVFETGARHPFAQAVGRNIANPTAMLLSGANMLRHLNLEYHSQMVSDAVKRVIKQGKVRTGDLGGYATSDEFTQAVIANLAV, encoded by the exons ATGGCGGCCGCCCTGAGAAGAAGCTTGGTATCATTGGTCAAG GGCCTGAGGGGCCCGCAGTGGCAGCACTTGACCTCTCGACCATTGAGTGTGTCTGCTGCTTTGTGTGGCCCAGAAGCCCCACCCGCCCGTGCTGATGCTACCTTCAAGGTCACAATGGTGCCAGGGGACGGAGTCGGACCTGAGCTGATGACTGCTGTCAAGGAAGTGTTCAAG GCGGCAGATGTCCCAGTAGAATTTGAGGAGTTTCACCTGAGCGAGGTACAGAACATGGCCAGTGATGAGAAACTGGAGCAAGTATTAACCTCAATGAAGACCAACAAAGTGGCAATGAAAG GAAAGATTCACACACCCATGGAATTTAAAGGGGAGCTGGCTTCATACGAGATGAGACTGAG GCGTAAACTGGACCTGTTTGCTAATGTGGTTCATGTGAATAGCCTGCCCGGCTACAGCACTCGCCACAACAACCTGGACCTGGTCATCATCCGCGAACAGACCGAGGGGGAGTACAGCTCCCTGGAGCACGAG AGTGTGACGGGTGTGATCGAATGTTTGAAGATCATCACCAGAGTTAAGTCACGGCGCATTGCCAAGTTTGCTTTCGATTACGCCACCAAGAAGGGACGAAGCAAGGTTACAGCTGTTCACAAGGCCAACATCAT GAAATTAGGTGATGGCCTGTTTCTGCAGAGCTGTGCAGAGATTGCCCAACTGTACCCCAAAATCAAATATGAGACCATAATCATTGATAACTGTTGCATGCAG CTGGTCCAGAACCCTTACCAGTTTGACGTGCTGGTGATGCCCAACCTGTACGGTAACATCATTGATAACCTGGCAGCGGGGCTGGTTGGAGGAGCAGGAGTGGTTCCTGGGGAAAGCTACAGTGCAGAGTATGCTGTGTTTGAGACT ggtGCACGCCACCCCTTTGCACAAGCTGTAGGAAGGAACATTGCCAACCCCACTGCCATGCTGCTGAGTGGTGCTAACATGCTCAGGCACCTCAA TCTGGAATATCACTCCCAGATGGTGTCAGATGCTGTCAAGAGGGTCATCAAACAGGGAAAG GTGCGCACCGGAGACCTGGGGGGCTACGCTACAAGCGACGAGTTCACCCAGGCTGTCATTGCTAACCTGGCAGTCTAA
- the idh3b gene encoding isocitrate dehydrogenase [NAD] subunit beta, mitochondrial isoform X1: protein MAAALRRSLVSLVKGLRGPQWQHLTSRPLSVSAALCGPEAPPARADATFKVTMVPGDGVGPELMTAVKEVFKAADVPVEFEEFHLSEVQNMASDEKLEQVLTSMKTNKVAMKGKIHTPMEFKGELASYEMRLRRKLDLFANVVHVNSLPGYSTRHNNLDLVIIREQTEGEYSSLEHESVTGVIECLKIITRVKSRRIAKFAFDYATKKGRSKVTAVHKANIMKLGDGLFLQSCAEIAQLYPKIKYETIIIDNCCMQLVQNPYQFDVLVMPNLYGNIIDNLAAGLVGGAGVVPGESYSAEYAVFETGARHPFAQAVGRNIANPTAMLLSGANMLRHLNLEYHSQMVSDAVKRVIKQGKVRTRDLGGYSTTGDFVRAVVENLRHRPVN, encoded by the exons ATGGCGGCCGCCCTGAGAAGAAGCTTGGTATCATTGGTCAAG GGCCTGAGGGGCCCGCAGTGGCAGCACTTGACCTCTCGACCATTGAGTGTGTCTGCTGCTTTGTGTGGCCCAGAAGCCCCACCCGCCCGTGCTGATGCTACCTTCAAGGTCACAATGGTGCCAGGGGACGGAGTCGGACCTGAGCTGATGACTGCTGTCAAGGAAGTGTTCAAG GCGGCAGATGTCCCAGTAGAATTTGAGGAGTTTCACCTGAGCGAGGTACAGAACATGGCCAGTGATGAGAAACTGGAGCAAGTATTAACCTCAATGAAGACCAACAAAGTGGCAATGAAAG GAAAGATTCACACACCCATGGAATTTAAAGGGGAGCTGGCTTCATACGAGATGAGACTGAG GCGTAAACTGGACCTGTTTGCTAATGTGGTTCATGTGAATAGCCTGCCCGGCTACAGCACTCGCCACAACAACCTGGACCTGGTCATCATCCGCGAACAGACCGAGGGGGAGTACAGCTCCCTGGAGCACGAG AGTGTGACGGGTGTGATCGAATGTTTGAAGATCATCACCAGAGTTAAGTCACGGCGCATTGCCAAGTTTGCTTTCGATTACGCCACCAAGAAGGGACGAAGCAAGGTTACAGCTGTTCACAAGGCCAACATCAT GAAATTAGGTGATGGCCTGTTTCTGCAGAGCTGTGCAGAGATTGCCCAACTGTACCCCAAAATCAAATATGAGACCATAATCATTGATAACTGTTGCATGCAG CTGGTCCAGAACCCTTACCAGTTTGACGTGCTGGTGATGCCCAACCTGTACGGTAACATCATTGATAACCTGGCAGCGGGGCTGGTTGGAGGAGCAGGAGTGGTTCCTGGGGAAAGCTACAGTGCAGAGTATGCTGTGTTTGAGACT ggtGCACGCCACCCCTTTGCACAAGCTGTAGGAAGGAACATTGCCAACCCCACTGCCATGCTGCTGAGTGGTGCTAACATGCTCAGGCACCTCAA TCTGGAATATCACTCCCAGATGGTGTCAGATGCTGTCAAGAGGGTCATCAAACAGGGAAAG GTACGGACACGAGACCTTGGTGGGTACTCCACCACTGGCGACTTTGTGCGTGCTGTTGTGGAAAACCTGCGTCACCGACCTGTTAACTAA